Within the Tursiops truncatus isolate mTurTru1 chromosome 19, mTurTru1.mat.Y, whole genome shotgun sequence genome, the region TAGTGTCTTTCCTATCCacgaacatggtacatctctccatttatatCGGTCTTCAATTTCTCTCAATGACATCTTGTGGCATTCAGAGTAGGTGTCGTGCATGTCTTTCATTATGTTTCTCCCTAGATATTTAACCTGTTTATGTTCATTGTAAACACTATTGTTTATGaatattcattttctaattgtttgttATTAGCATACAAGAAGACAAGTGATTTTTGCATGTTATCCTTGCATTCAGTTACCTTGCTGGATCGGCTTATTCTACCAATCTTTCTGGAGATTATTCtagattttctacatacacaGCTTTGtcatctttaaataaaaacagctttACGCCTTCCTCTTTGGTCCTTATACCTTTAATTTATGTCTCAGACTTCCTTGTACCGCCTAGAATCCCTGGGACAAGGCTGACTAGAActaggaggggctgggggtctggatcctgggtctgagaACTTGTCTTATTCCAAATACTGGGGAAAAGTTTTCCACACTTCACTGCCAACAATCATGTTTGCTGTAAGTTTACGTTTCTTATAGATGCCTTATCAGACTAAGGAAGTTGATTTATATTCCTACTTTgctgagagattttatcatgaatggatattaaatttttaaaatgtttttcctgcatttattgagatgaccatgtggttttttttctttattttattaaatgtagtGAACTACATGAACTTATTTTCAAGTGTTAAATTGACCTTGCATTCCTGTAATAAGCCTAATTTGGTTgtgatgtatttttcttttcttatattgctGGTGCTAAGGAATATCTAACACCAGTAGCTGGGGGATTAGCGTTGAGGGGTGGATTTTAGGAGGAAGTGGGAGGGGGTTAGTATGAAGAGGGTGGGGCTTAAACCTGTGAGTATGCATTTAATACTAGAAGCCAGAATGTTTAGTTGAAGGTATATGATTTAGAAATTCTATTGCTAGGCTTAGAATGAAGACGTGGGTCTGAGGCCAAGCAATGGGGCTTCAGGAGGGGGGCCTGAACTAAGGGATTGGATTTAGAACTGGAGCCTCCAGAGgataaatttaaaagtgaaagtCTGGATGCAGAATGCAAGAGATGAACTTGCAGGATGGGACAGGGCTGAGGGGCAGAGTTTTGACCCCAAGTGTAGGGCTTCAAAGTAAGAGGAGAGATTTAGAACCAGACGGGGCAGTAGTTCCGAATCTGAAGATAGGTCTTGAAATTAAGGGCAATGTCTTAATTATTGGgctttaaatgaaaggaaaaggcagagggggaggggctaAAGATAACATGGGAGGGGGTTTGATTCTATGGGCGGGGCTTAAATGCCAAAAGGGTTTCCAAGTGATCTTGGAGTGCAGGGTGGGGCTTGGGGGCTTGGGGCAGGGGTGTACCTGGGGGGACCCGAGGTGCAGCAGGTACTCAAGGGTCTCTCTCAAGGTGCTCAGCTCCTGTTCCAGGCTGTTGTACGTGTCCCAAACCCGCTCTCGCTCCTCAGGTCCCAGAAAGGGGGAGACAGAGAGTTAGCATGTCCTCCCACCAGATCTTCCCCAATCCCATCTTTTCCTAGATTAGCAGGAGGAAGGGTGGCCTGGCCCCAGGTGCCCTGTGGGGTATATGGACTGCAAGTCCCAAGGGCCTCTTTGCTCAGACTACTGGGAACCCCAGAGTCTATATTGAACCTGCCATTCCAATGAACTGCTAGTGTAGACAAATAACAGCTTTCCCTGAATCTTCTGGATTACCTCTGCACTCCTCTAGGGCAGCAGAGTCTACAGATCTAATGAATTCTTGAAACAGACAAGACCATGAGACCTGTACACCCCGGGCAGCAGAAACTTCCTTGCCAATACCAATAACAAGAGCAgctaactttttttgtttttgtttttttttgtggtacacgggtctctcactgttgtggcctctcccgttgctgagcacaggctccggacgcgcaggctcagcggctatggctcacgggcccagccgctctgcggcatgtgggatctttccggaccggggcacgaacccgcgtcccctgcatcagcaggcggactctcaaccactgcgccaccagggaagccctaaacagacttttcctttcttttcttttcttttctttttttttttgcagctaacatttatttggcacttactgtgtgccaggcactgttcttagctctcatttaattcttttgaggtaggtactgttaatgtctccattttacagatagtaATAATTACAGCTAACATAAGTATTGCTTACCATATACTAGGTACAAAAGTGTTAAACATTccttcatttacatatatttatgaaaacttCACAATAGCCCtatgaagtaaatattatttttattatctcaagTTTATATGAGAGGCATCTAAGGCCCAGAGGGATTAAGTAAATTCTCTAAGGTCACAAAGCAACAATGAgtggaaactgagattcaaagcCAGGAAGTCCGTTTCAAAATCAcccccttgggacttccctggtggcacagtggttaagaatccacctgccaatggagggaacacgggttcgagccctggttcgggaagatcccacatgccgtggagcaactaagcccgtgtgccacaactactgagcctgcgtgccacgactactgaagctcctgcgcctacagcccgtgttctgcaacaagagaagccaccgcaacgagaagcccgtgcaccacaacgaagagtagcccccgctcgccgcaactagagaaagccctcgcgcaacaatgaagacccaacgcagccaaaaataaataaataaataagaacttaCTAGACTGGAAACTAAAtctatcacaaaaaaaaaaaaaaaatctccccctTAAATGGCTAAATTAAATACTACTGTTTCTTGGCTGCTTGCCCCTCACCCTCTAGGAATGTCAAGATCATTGGCTTAAAATTGGGGGGATTCTCAAGAACCACCTTCCCAAGAGTCTTTGGGGGCAAGTTCCCTTTAGTAACAACCTGTAGAATCCTGGGGTCTCCTTGGAGGTATGCCCCTTCCCAGATGTTCACCTGGGTCAGGTGACAAAGAGCGGCCCTCACACTGACTAGTCGGTCCTGCAGGAGGCGCTGGCGCCCCCAAGCCCTCCCAGGAGCTGCAGCCTCCCTGGTTGTTTGGCCCAGCTGCTGTCGAGTCAATTCCAGGGCTGCTTCTAGCTGCTCCTGCACCGAAAGGGAAGATGGTTAGACTTCTGAAACCACCCCCAGCctcaggaagagagaaaaggtgtCTTCCTATATCCTTGGGTATGCTGGGGATCAGGATGGGCTAAGGGCACGTGGAGAGGCCAGATGCCCCTCCCCTGTCCCAGAGCCCTGTACCTTCTCCTCCTGCTTCTGATCTATCTCCTCCTGCAGCCTCCTCAGGAGCCGGTCCTGCCCACACAACTTGGTCAACAGAGTCTGGAGAAAGGAGGACAGGAGCTATTTATGGACCAGATCTggcccttccccctgccccacaaTTTAAACATTCTCTCCCCAGCTCTGGGAACTCAGCAAGGGTTCGATCAGGAGAACTTACATCTGTCTCCAAGCTTTGGTGGAAGGTTGAGTCTAGAGGGGGACCCGgctgaggagaaagagaaaggttgGAGGTCACGTGCCCAAACAGGTCCTTATTGTAGCTCAGCGCTGAGCTGAGCCCTGTTGCTACTAACAGACACCCCTGTCCTTATTAGCTTTGTTCCAAGCTTTAGCAAACCTCAGTAGACCAATTGCCAGACTTTGGGCTTTAGGAAGTGGTCTTTGCTACCAAATAGCTatagcaaataaataattaatggaGAAAACTTAGAGAGTTCCTTTATGACTGAGAATAAAATAAGGATGCTCACTACCACTGTTACAGTTTAACACACTATTAGAGATGTTGACCAATGCtataagataagaaaaagaataaaagtgtaaGGATAGGAAGGGGAATGATAAAACCATCATTATTTATAGATGATGTGCTCATCtactccccccaaaaaatagcataaaaaaattattagaataaataagagaattcagcaaggATGCCAGGTGTAAAATGAAGTTACAAACATTAATAGCATATCTCTACACCATCaataactagaaaatattttttaaaaaagaagaacataccattcaaataactataaaaactatcagtagggaattccctggtggtccagtggttagggctcggtgctctcactgccagtgacctgggttcaaaccctagtCAGGagactaagatccctcaagccgcccagcgtggccaaaaaaaaccaaaaaactatcaGGAATTTAGGAATTACCTTAATTACCTTAACTAATAGCACAAAAATCTCTATGGAAAAACTCAAATGACAGACCTAGAAAATTATatgaatgaatggagagatattctatatatatatgccacCCAGTTttcagcagccctaggaaactaatatatatCCAGCCACCTTGAAATACCCAGTTTTCTCTAGGCACACTAGTCCAGGAGATGACATTCGCCATAGCAAAGAAAGCAAGGGAGGGGGCTCTGGCAGATTCGAGGTGCCCAGGATACCTACCAATAAAACCATGGAAGCCCGGGTCCCGGGAGGCCTTGGAGGGAGCTGGAGATATGTGGAGGAACCAGAGGGGGCCTGGGAGGAATACTGATACAGAGATGTTTAGAGATTGGCATGTCTTACTAACAAATATTAGAATGGATGTGTCCCGAATTGCAGTGCCTTAGGAGACTCTTTGAGGTTCAGAACTGGCCCCCAGAACTTCCTCAACGATCTGCTCTCCAGCTGTGTGCCATTGGGACACAGAGAATGCTAGTAAGTGGAAAGCCTGGCAAAAGAGTCCCACGGACCAATGGAAGTTGCAGTCTACGCTCACGCTCACATTCGTGGTTAGCTGTGGATTTTCGGGACTACAGTCCCATGATGCTCAGAGGAAATAGTAGGTGACCAACTTAGAAAGATAAACTGGAGACACAAGGCAGATGCAATCGACGCTACCTCTCACAGCATTGTCCTAGAGGAGAGTATTCTGGACTACAATCTCCATAATGCTTAAGGGGTAACGGCCAAAGACCAGCCTGAGGAGAGCCCTGAGAACTCATGGGAGTTAAAGTTCACTCTCCCTTTCACATCTGAACCCAGCTGTGATTATGCTGAACTACAATCCCCATGATACCCAGGGGCCAGTGGCCTAGAGACCAGCCTGGAAAGACAGCCCCATGGCCAAATGGGAGGTTTAGTCCCTCTCCCCATCACCTCTGCTCACCGGTGttctggcctcctgactccaGTGCTGGGGACTCCTGGGgtcccttcctcccccagcctcGGAGGAGGGTCCTCGTCGGGGAGTGGGGGGCCTGGAGAGTGTCTGGCGCTGGGGGGCCCAATCCAGGGGAGGCCGGACATCGATGCGACTCAAGGGGGTATGGGGTCTGGCAGAAGGTGCTGTGtctccagaggagggagggggtctgCGTGCAGGTGCAGAACGGGGCCGGGGGAGgctcagaggggagggagggcgagAGAAGGGTGTGAACAGGCTGTAGGGAAGAGAGAATAGGCGAACTGTGTCAACTAGAGCCCCATCATCCCACGACCCATCAAGCCAGCCTCAAAGATCTGTCTCCCTTCAGGGTGTCTCACTGTCCCTCTGGAGTAGAACCCTCCTCTAGTAACCAGATCCTGAATAATTTCCCTCTTTATGGTATCCTCTCCTTAAGACTTCTCCCCAACAGGCACTGACCCCACAAGAACCCAGCAAGTCACACACATCAGTGAGAAAGCACTAAGTCACTCCCCTAATCAGTCCCAGCCACGCCCCTCGGCCACGCCCACAGCATTTCCTCTGAAGCTCAGCCCTATAGAAACTTCTCGTCCCAGACTCCCTCGTCCAACTCACTCTGGGCTCCTTGTCCTCCGAATTCGGGGTCCAGATTGGAGGTCAGccatggggctgggggtgagcaGCCGGCCACGACCTCTGGAGAGACGAGCCACCTCCGGTGATTCTGAGCCGcacccctcttcccctctgctcaCCTCTGGGGGACCACCGGGGCCGCCAGGGCCCTCCCCAGTCTGGGGACGTGCAGATGACCTGGGTTGCCCACTAACGAGTGGACACAGAAAAAGACATCACTCCTTTGAACTTTATAACAGCCCTAActgccatttcacagataaggacaCAGGAACCtacaaagaaaaaaggggaggTAGTGTACTGTAAAttgttttccccattttgcagatggggaaactgaggcccgagtTGGAAGTGACTTGTGCAGGGCCACAAGGTCCATCCAGGTCGCTGGGCCCAATGCCCTAGACTATGCGTCTCCAGCCTGAAAATTGGGGCAGGCAGACAGAGCCTGGagccttcctttttttattaatCTGACATTTTTTAGGTGGCAGCCTCAGGGGGTGGAGACTTCTGCGGGAGCCAGTTAGAGAGTGAGCAATACTGATGGACAAAACGGTGGGCGGAGCTTACAAGAGATAGACTCTTTGCTGATTGGAGATGAAGTCCCCAGGACGTGGGGCCTGAAGGGCGGAGTTTCCATAGCTAGAAGAATAGTGATTGGACATTGAAGAGGGCAGGGTCTTAAAGGGAGGGGTTAGCCGGATAATTTGCAGGACCCAGACTGGAGGTAGAGTGTCAGGGGCGTGGCCTCTACTTATACTCACCAATCGTCCCCCTCCGCGCGGGAGGCCCGCCCCAGTGCCCGTAGCCAGCCCCTCAGGTCTTCTAGCGTGTCAGCCGCCAGAACGTAGGTCCTCATGCCCGGGTGCTCCGCCTGCGGGAAGAGAGAGCTGGAGGACCCGGCCGCCGGGCCCTCTAAAAAGAAGGATGCCATGGAACCTGGTCTTTATCTCCAGTAATGGATGCTCCATGCCTGCCCCCATCGCCTAGTGCCTTAGTGCCCATGGGGCTTGGATGGACTCACGGTGAAGGTGAAGCGCCGCCCTCGGGGGGCTCCTGGACCATCTGGCCTGATACTGTAGCTGGGGAGCAGGACGCTTCCCAGGACGCTCTCCTCGCGGCTGTCTGCAAAAGACAGGCTGGGGTCAAGTGTCACACAGGGATCTAGAGGCCAAGAGGCTAgtggaaagggagggtgggaggggggcccGCCCACCCCATGCCAGCTGGGGCACTGACCCTTGTAATAGAAGAGGCAATGGCCAGAGAGGACGAACCAGCGGCGTTTCCAGAGCCGGAGCCCGGAGCTGTCCTGGAGAGACAGAGTGGGAGTAGAggggggagggaaaaaaggagatgGAGACAGTGACACTTGGGGCCAAAGACCCAAACAAAGGAGAGGGGCAGAGACACATGTTTGGTGCAATAGATTCAGATGGAGAACTGGAAACCAGTGGGTTGCAGTTGAGAGGACATAGATTCTGGACACAGGTGGACCTGAGTTTGACTCTTACCTCCACCACTTTCAAACTGTGCCCTTAAGCAAGTCATTTCCCCACTAGAAACCTCATTTTTTCCTCATGTGTCAATTGGGGATTGAGAAGTTACAGGAAGATTGGGACAGATACTGTACCACACACGGGCAGCGGCTTTATATAGAAAGACTTGGCCCGATCACTATGGAGTGTGAGACACAGAGAGGCCGGGAAGGTGATGCTGAGCCGTACCCTGAAGCCTGCATCTCCCCATCTCCTCTTCCAGAACTGCTCCATCTCTCACCTTGTGCCCCTCTTCTCCCCTTCAATCCATTCCCACAGAAGCagcatgatcttttaaaattataaatcagaCCATGTGAGTCCCCTGCTCAAAACAGAGCTTCCCGTCACACTTAGCATAAATCTCAAGTTCCTTACCCTAATTTGCTGGCTTACGGGGAATCTAAAACTTGGATGCACATAAGAATCACCAGGAGGGctcattaaaacacagattcctgggtcccatcCCCAGAGTTCTCCAGTCAGTAGATCTGAGGTGGGAGCTGacaatttgcatttctagaaatTTCCCGGGTGATGCTGGCGCTGCTGGTCTGGGACCACACTTAGAGAAGCTCGCCCCGTCGCCCTGCCgcccctcctctctctcacctTGGCTTGCTCCAAACACCAAACTTTGGCCTGCTGCAGGGCCCTTTGCTTTCAGATTCCCTCTGCCCCCCAGATCTTAACACAATGGCCTCCTTCTTGACACATaattctcagctcaaatgtcatctcctcagagaCGCCTTCCCCGACCAACAGTCAAAAGTAGCTCTCATCCCTCAGCCACTTTCCAGCACATTCTCCTACGTTATTTCTTCACAGTGCTTCATTTCCCACCATCCAAAATCATTTAGTCCACTTGttttatacaaatttattatccATCCCTGTCCCACCCCCATCTTGAATGTAGATAGatacttatttgtcttatttgCATGGTATGTGACCCAGGGCTTGGCACATTGTAAATGTTCAAGAAGTGGTCgttggactttcctggtggtgcagtggttaagaatccgcgtgccaatgcaggggacaccggttcgagccctggtccgggaagatcccacatgccgcagagcaactaagcccgcgcgccacaactactgagcccgcgcgccacaactactgaagcccgcgtgcctagagcctgtgctccgcaacaagaggagccaccgcagtgagaagcccgcgcaccgcaacgaagagtagcccccattcgccgcaactagagaaagcctgcgcgcagcaacgaagacccaatgcagccaaaaataaaataaagcataaataaatttatgaaaaaaaagtggtcattgaatgaatgaatgaatgaaagaaacgACAGAATAAGGGAGGAAACagttatcaaaaatatatatatatttggagaaGACTTGGAAGGAGAGAAACAGTGGACAGCCAGGGGCACAGCCTCTAACATCACTTGGAGTGTCCTTTCCCTTCTTCTGCTCACTCTACCTGCTTATGAAGCCAGCCTCGGATGTGCACGGGGAGGTTAGGGTCCCTTCTGAGTGCATTGCCCCTCTTCCCGAAGGCATGCACCTTGCTTACCGCCCGGGTGGACTTCTGAAGAGACAAGGAGGACAGAAGTGAACATGGCCTTGGGATGGACTTGGGGAGGCGGTGCAGTGGGACTCAGGCAACCCAAGGCCCTCCTCAGCTGCCTTTAGAAACTGGGTCAAGGAGAGAgctgagggagttccctggtggcctagtggttaggattcggcgctttcactgccgtggtccgggttcaatccctggtcggggaactgagattaaaaagtaaataaagaggcATCTGAGTTTGGGGATGAGAATTGCATGTGCATAGTGCAGAGTTGACAGACACTTTTCATGCGTGGCGGGAGGTGTCTGGAGGCAAGGAAGAGGCTACTGGCCACTGCGGAGGGAATTTGGGAATCGAGGGTCCACTGCCAAGGAGAGGATGCTCTTGGCCACCAGAGCCCGAGATGTAGTAGAGCCTTTGGGACCCAAGATGGCAATACTGCCTGGGAGGTCCCCATGGTCAGGAAGGACCTCTGTGCTGAGTCCCTAGTGATGGGTCAGCTGGAATCAAAGGATACCTCAGTGCCAAGGAATGACATTCCTTAGCGATCATGTCCAGGGTGGCGGTGGGAGCTCCAAATCCCTTCATCCCAGTAGATGGGCCTCCCTCTCCTGTGCACACAGATATCCCAGGCACCCATGGCCAGATTCCCACAGGATGCCCCTCCTTGGTGACGACGCTGATCCAGGTCAGGTTCAAATCTACAGAATCTGAACTTGGGAAGCTAGAAATGAGTGAGGGGAGTGTCTGGAGGACAAGAAAATGAATGTCATGACTGAACTTTGGGCTGGGGTGATGATTTGGGATGCAAGAATCTCAGGCCACATGGGGCATATTTATTGTTGGAGTAGGGTCTTTCCTTTATCAGATTTCAGAACTGGGTAGATGGGATGGCTAGAGACAGGACACGGATTTCTCAGTCCTAATAAGAGTAGCCACTGAGTTcctggctggggagaggggaggtcaCGGCTGGGGAGTGGCCTTATCTTAGCAACCAGAGTTAAGCAGGGCTGTTACTCTGGCTTCGAATTAGGAAAATACAAGGGGTGGGGACAGCTGGGAGTGCCTCTGAATTCCTAGCTGTGGCGGGTGGGAAATTTGGGACCTTGCTAGGTTCGGCACACCCCGTTGCTAAAGATCCTTGCTTTTGACAATCAGAGTCCCTCGGGTGGCACCGAAACCAGGGTTCGGAAACAGGAGGATGGGGCAGCCCAGAgcacccccctcctccccagccccaccaagAAGCTCGAACCTTGGTGCTCAGGCTGCCAAGCGAGGAGATGGTAGAGGCGCTGCTGGCCAGGCTGAGGCTGCTCCGAGGTCTGCCTTCCTCCATCAAGggcttggggagagggaagaaaaggggcTGTGTGTGCCTCTCTGCAGATGACCCGGCTGGGGACACAGACAGGGTCAGGGGCTTGCAGGTCGGAGGAGGCTGAGGAGAAAGAGCCTGTTGTTTGGGGCCTGGGGGGACTGGGGGAGGCCCTGGCCCGGGACCGCATACCAAGAGTGATGCCAAGAGAGGTGGGCGGCACTGGCAgctgcagggagggggcagctgtCTGCAGCCAGAGACAGAGAATAGGAGCCCCTTTATTCTTGCCCCCCCCCCGCACGCTGGCCAGGAATTTGACCCTCTCTGTGCTCAAGACCCCCCATTCCCTGTCCCTTTCCAGCCGCCCCCCAGCTACCTGTCTCCTGCCCTCCCACGTGCACCCCCAGAACATCCCCACTGAGACCCGGGCACCAGGAATGTGCACCCAGGCAGCTCCTCCCGCCCAGCCAAGCCAGGGAACTTACCAGCTCTGGGGTCCCAAGGACAGAGAGCGCAAGAGGGCAGCGTGGAACCTGGGACACCCAGGCACagtccccctcctcctctgccccttaGGGGATGACTCTCATAGCCCTCAGTTCTCACCTGCTCATTCACACCcttttgtctctttgtctctgaTAGTGAGTCTTCCTCTCACGCTCTACCTTCCTCTTATACTGTCTCTCTCTCCAGTCTCaccttctgtctctctcactctctaATCTCTGTCTCTTCCAATCTCTCTCTTACTCATTCCCTCCTCGGCAGCATCCCCACCCCCATATCACTTTCTCTCCCAATCTTTCTGGTTCTGTCCAAATCTTTTTCTGGGACTCATGGAGTCTCTTCTTTAAGTTTCCAtcccgttctctctctctctctctctctctctctctctctctctctctctctctctctctctctctctctctctcgctctctgtctctcgctctctcgctctcgctctcgctctctccctctctgttcccccttgtctctctctctcccgtacactcaatctctttctctttctccgtGGCCCTCCACGTCTACTGTTTCCTCCTCGCTCAGATTTCCCTTCTGACTTTCTCTCTTCCCCGCTCTCccagtttctctttcctctctgcgGGTCCTTCCCTCCGTCTGCCAGCCGCCCACGCGGCTGCCTCCCCTCCCAATCCCGGCTGACCCCGCCCCTCCTGGCCTCCCCACCACAGCCTGACCTCTGGCTCAGCTGACCCCATGCTGAGgggccacacacacacccctccccgaTTCCTAGGTCCCTGTTGGGCTGGAGCCTGGGGAGCCAGGGTCCCATAGAGGCTGAAGCTGGGATTTCTAAATGTTTGGAGAGTAGGAGCTGGGCCTGGACTCCAGGGCCTCAGTGGGCTGGTGGTAGTCAGGGGCCTAAGTCATGGGCACCACGCCCCTCCCCCGAAAGGAGATGGCTAGGATCTTGGAAGGGGTGGGGGCTGAGACTCCAGGGTATCTGGGAAGGTGTGAGCTAGGAGTCAGGACTCCGGAGCTGTGAATAGAGCTGGGGGTCTGGAAGTGTGGCTTTAAGTGGATGGACCTCCAGTGAGGAGGGAGTGGCCCCTGATCCCTGGGTGCTGGCGAGAGAATGGTCAAATGGCCAGTGTCAATCTCCACCTCAGATTCAGATGAAAATTCTCTTCTAGACTGAGGTTGACCCCCTCAGGAGGGAGACACGGGTTCTGGGTGTATTTTGAGGGAAA harbors:
- the PLEKHA4 gene encoding pleckstrin homology domain-containing family A member 4 isoform X7, encoding MGSWHDSSGLRLWKRRWFVLSGHCLFYYKDSREESVLGSVLLPSYSIRPDGPGAPRGRRFTFTAEHPGMRTYVLAADTLEDLRGWLRALGRASRAEGDDCGQPRSSARPQTGEGPGGPGGPPEVSRGEEGCGSESPEVARLSRGRGRLLTPSPMADLQSGPRIRRTRSPDLFTPFSRPPSPLSLPRPRSAPARRPPPSSGDTAPSARPHTPLSRIDVRPPLDWAPQRQTLSRPPTPRRGPSSEAGGGRDPRSPQHWSQEARTPYSSQAPSGSSTYLQLPPRPPGTRASMVLLPGPPLDSTFHQSLETDTLLTKLCGQDRLLRRLQEEIDQKQEEKEQLEAALELTRQQLGQTTREAAAPGRAWGRQRLLQDRLVSVRAALCHLTQERERVWDTYNSLEQELSTLRETLEYLLHLGSPQDRASAQQQLWMVEDTLAGLGGPQKPPHHTDPDSPSPALQGKESSERESLPESLELSLPRSPEADWGRPPGGDRELASPRSGLGSPRVSRASSPEGRRPPSPQPGTKVPLARPRMSAQEQLERMRRHQEYGRPLPRPASPRLLTLGRTLSPAGRQPDAEQKPVLGHSGAQKWLRSSGSWSSPRNTTPYLPTSEGHRERVLSLSQALATEASQWHRMMTGGNLESRGDPLPPAPPPPSEPPPQVSSPPRSPPAANSRSLGFSRRGSGRGAGPASWEPTWDSGIAPPALTQDEGAWPLRVTLLQSSF
- the PLEKHA4 gene encoding pleckstrin homology domain-containing family A member 4 isoform X1, whose protein sequence is MGSWHPLMEEGRPRSSLSLASSASTISSLGSLSTKKSTRAVSKVHAFGKRGNALRRDPNLPVHIRGWLHKQDSSGLRLWKRRWFVLSGHCLFYYKDSREESVLGSVLLPSYSIRPDGPGAPRGRRFTFTAEHPGMRTYVLAADTLEDLRGWLRALGRASRAEGDDCGQPRSSARPQTGEGPGGPGGPPEVSRGEEGCGSESPEVARLSRGRGRLLTPSPMADLQSGPRIRRTRSPDLFTPFSRPPSPLSLPRPRSAPARRPPPSSGDTAPSARPHTPLSRIDVRPPLDWAPQRQTLSRPPTPRRGPSSEAGGGRDPRSPQHWSQEARTPYSSQAPSGSSTYLQLPPRPPGTRASMVLLPGPPLDSTFHQSLETDTLLTKLCGQDRLLRRLQEEIDQKQEEKEQLEAALELTRQQLGQTTREAAAPGRAWGRQRLLQDRLVSVRAALCHLTQERERVWDTYNSLEQELSTLRETLEYLLHLGSPQDRASAQQQLWMVEDTLAGLGGPQKPPHHTDPDSPSPALQGKESSERESLPESLELSLPRSPEADWGRPPGGDRELASPRSGLGSPRVSRASSPEGRRPPSPQPGTKVPLARPRMSAQEQLERMRRHQEYGRPLPRPASPRLLTLGRTLSPAGRQPDAEQKPVLGHSGAQKWLRSSGSWSSPRNTTPYLPTSEGHRERVLSLSQALATEASQWHRMMTGGNLESRGDPLPPAPPPPSEPPPQVSSPPRSPPAANSRSLGFSRRGSGRGAGPASWEPTWDSGIAPPALTQDEGAWPLRVTLLQSSF
- the PLEKHA4 gene encoding pleckstrin homology domain-containing family A member 4 isoform X6; its protein translation is MEEGRPRSSLSLASSASTISSLGSLSTKDSSGLRLWKRRWFVLSGHCLFYYKDSREESVLGSVLLPSYSIRPDGPGAPRGRRFTFTAEHPGMRTYVLAADTLEDLRGWLRALGRASRAEGDDCGQPRSSARPQTGEGPGGPGGPPEVSRGEEGCGSESPEVARLSRGRGRLLTPSPMADLQSGPRIRRTRSPDLFTPFSRPPSPLSLPRPRSAPARRPPPSSGDTAPSARPHTPLSRIDVRPPLDWAPQRQTLSRPPTPRRGPSSEAGGGRDPRSPQHWSQEARTPYSSQAPSGSSTYLQLPPRPPGTRASMVLLPGPPLDSTFHQSLETDTLLTKLCGQDRLLRRLQEEIDQKQEEKEQLEAALELTRQQLGQTTREAAAPGRAWGRQRLLQDRLVSVRAALCHLTQERERVWDTYNSLEQELSTLRETLEYLLHLGSPQDRASAQQQLWMVEDTLAGLGGPQKPPHHTDPDSPSPALQGKESSERESLPESLELSLPRSPEADWGRPPGGDRELASPRSGLGSPRVSRASSPEGRRPPSPQPGTKVPLARPRMSAQEQLERMRRHQEYGRPLPRPASPRLLTLGRTLSPAGRQPDAEQKPVLGHSGAQKWLRSSGSWSSPRNTTPYLPTSEGHRERVLSLSQALATEASQWHRMMTGGNLESRGDPLPPAPPPPSEPPPQVSSPPRSPPAANSRSLGFSRRGSGRGAGPASWEPTWDSGIAPPALTQDEGAWPLRVTLLQSSF
- the PLEKHA4 gene encoding pleckstrin homology domain-containing family A member 4 isoform X8; the protein is MGSWHPLMEEGRPRSSLSLASSASTISSLGSLSTKKSTRAVSKVHAFGKRGNALRRDPNLPVHIRGWLHKQDSSGLRLWKRRWFVLSGHCLFYYKDSREESVLGSVLLPSYSIRPDGPGAPRGRRFTFTAEHPGMRTYVLAADTLEDLRGWLRALGRASRAEGDDCGQPRSSARPQTGEGPGGPGGPPEVSRGEEGCGSESPEVARLSRGRGRLLTPSPMADLQSGPRIRRTRSPDLFTPFSRPPSPLSLPRPRSAPARRPPPSSGDTAPSARPHTPLSRIDVRPPLDWAPQRQTLSRPPTPRRGPSSEAGGGRDPRSPQHWSQEARTPYSSQAPSGSSTYLQLPPRPPGTRASMVLLPGPPLDSTFHQSLETDTLLTKLCGQDRLLRRLQEEIDQKQEEKEQLEAALELTRQQLGQTTREAAAPGRAWGRQRLLQDRLVSVRAALCHLTQERERVWDTYNSLEQELSTLRETLEYLLHLGSPQDRASAQQQLWMVEDTLAGLGGPQKPPHHTDPDSPSPALQGKESSERESLPESLELSLPRSPEADWGRPPGGDRELASPRSGLGSPRVSRASSPEGRRPPSPQPGTKVPLARPRMSAQEQLERMRRHQEYGRPLPRPASPRLLTLGRTLSPAGRQPDAEQKNRFPDFTPLYLC